From the bacterium genome, one window contains:
- a CDS encoding Rrf2 family transcriptional regulator, with translation MPAAVARGAAERMPASAVARSSLMNVGRRVDYALRALCYLAAQDDDRVVTCTEIQARQAVPPHFLSKILRRLVAAGVLESVPGARGGFRLGRPADRITVRQVYECIEGQLSLIDCVERRDAFCCFASVCAQREVWQGAQRVLFDYLDGISVRQIADRAGLVSRLAETQTASPSRS, from the coding sequence ATGCCCGCCGCCGTCGCACGCGGCGCCGCTGAGCGCATGCCCGCCAGCGCCGTCGCGCGCAGCTCGCTGATGAACGTCGGCCGGCGGGTCGACTACGCCCTGCGCGCCCTCTGCTACCTCGCCGCCCAGGACGACGATCGCGTCGTCACCTGCACCGAGATCCAGGCGCGGCAGGCGGTGCCGCCGCACTTCCTCTCCAAGATCCTGCGCCGGCTGGTCGCCGCCGGGGTGCTGGAATCGGTGCCCGGCGCGCGCGGCGGCTTCCGCCTCGGGCGGCCCGCCGATCGCATCACGGTCCGTCAGGTGTACGAGTGCATCGAGGGGCAGTTGTCGCTCATCGACTGCGTGGAGCGCCGCGACGCCTTCTGCTGCTTCGCGTCGGTGTGCGCGCAGCGCGAAGTCTGGCAGGGCGCGCAGCGGGTTCTGTTCGACTATTTGGACGGCATCTCCGTCCGTCAGATCGCCGATCGCGCCGGGCTGGTGAGCCGCCTGGCCGAGACGCAGACCGCATCACCATCCCGCT